A single Paenibacillus sp. FSL R5-0517 DNA region contains:
- a CDS encoding cobalamin biosynthesis protein: MSNPFAAVAITKHGVEMVRNLAGQFQGTDVYYMSKFARGDEEQLGFELFEGSVKLILPDLFKRYNGIILFISLGAVVRMIAPILVDKKVDPAVLVIDDRGENVISVLSGHLGGANELTRQVAEVLGARAVITTASDVQGTIPVDMFGRELGWIVDSFDKATPVSAAVVNEEPVALIQETGERNWWRYNKPVPDHIRVFSSLEETESFPFNAALVVSDRLLSAEEEQRFLTNGVLYRPKSLVLGMGCNRGTSVEELEQEVLATLEELSLSVKSVRNIATIDLKKDEEGLLALCAKYGWELVTYTPEELNTVKLANPSETVFKYTGAYGVSEPAALLSSGADHWLLEKKKSGNLTISVARVLF; this comes from the coding sequence GTGAGTAATCCGTTTGCAGCTGTTGCCATCACGAAGCATGGTGTGGAGATGGTGCGTAATCTGGCAGGGCAGTTCCAGGGTACAGACGTGTATTATATGAGCAAGTTTGCTCGTGGCGATGAGGAACAGTTGGGTTTTGAGTTGTTCGAAGGCTCGGTGAAGCTGATTTTGCCTGATTTGTTCAAACGATATAATGGCATCATTCTGTTTATCTCCCTGGGGGCAGTTGTGCGTATGATCGCTCCAATTCTGGTGGACAAAAAAGTCGATCCTGCCGTCCTGGTCATTGATGACCGCGGCGAAAATGTCATCAGCGTGCTGTCTGGTCACCTTGGCGGTGCAAATGAGTTAACTCGTCAGGTTGCGGAGGTACTCGGCGCACGTGCTGTTATCACGACAGCTTCAGACGTGCAAGGCACCATTCCGGTGGACATGTTTGGGCGGGAGTTGGGCTGGATCGTAGACAGCTTCGACAAGGCAACCCCTGTCAGTGCGGCTGTTGTGAATGAAGAACCTGTGGCTCTCATTCAGGAGACGGGGGAGCGGAACTGGTGGAGATATAACAAACCCGTGCCGGATCATATCCGTGTCTTCAGCAGTCTGGAGGAAACGGAATCCTTCCCGTTCAATGCTGCGCTGGTCGTTAGTGACCGTCTGCTTTCGGCAGAAGAAGAGCAACGTTTTCTTACCAATGGTGTATTGTATCGTCCGAAAAGCCTCGTGCTCGGCATGGGCTGTAATCGCGGCACATCTGTCGAGGAATTGGAGCAGGAAGTCCTTGCTACCTTGGAAGAGTTATCCCTTTCCGTGAAGAGTGTGCGCAACATTGCCACAATTGATCTGAAAAAAGATGAAGAAGGCCTGTTGGCCCTCTGCGCCAAATATGGCTGGGAACTCGTAACCTACACCCCTGAGGAACTGAATACAGTGAAGCTTGCGAATCCATCCGAGACGGTATTCAAATATACGGGAGCATATGGCGTAAGTGAACCTGCGGCGTTGCTTTCCTCCGGAGCGGATCATTGGCTGTTGGAGAAGAAAAAGAGCGGCAATCTGACGATCTCCGTTGCACGCGTTTTATTTTAG
- the cobM gene encoding precorrin-4 C(11)-methyltransferase, translating into MKTLEAKVYIVGAGPGDPDLITVKGSNILRSADLVLYTDSLVNDELIATAKPEAEVLQSSGMDLERQVELMCEATRAGRSVARVHTGDPAMYGAILEQMVLLKQQGVEYEIIPGVSSVFASAAALGAELTVPELTQTVILTRAEGRTPVPEREKLRDLASHHCTVALFLSATLAKKVVVEFLAAGWSEDTPVAVVQRATWPDQKIVRTTLANLAADLRAAGITMHAMILAGWALDPDLVNRDAHRSKLYDKSFTHGYRKGVKSGE; encoded by the coding sequence ATGAAGACATTGGAAGCGAAAGTCTACATTGTAGGTGCGGGCCCGGGCGATCCGGATTTGATCACGGTGAAAGGTTCTAACATTTTGAGAAGTGCAGATCTGGTGCTGTATACGGATTCCCTCGTGAACGATGAACTGATTGCAACTGCGAAGCCCGAAGCAGAAGTGCTGCAAAGCTCTGGCATGGATCTGGAGCGTCAGGTTGAGCTGATGTGTGAAGCCACTCGTGCGGGTCGCAGTGTAGCTCGTGTGCATACGGGTGATCCGGCGATGTACGGCGCAATTCTGGAACAAATGGTACTGCTGAAACAGCAGGGCGTGGAATATGAGATCATTCCGGGTGTGAGTTCGGTCTTTGCTTCAGCAGCTGCACTAGGGGCGGAATTGACCGTACCAGAACTGACGCAGACCGTTATTCTGACACGTGCAGAAGGTCGTACCCCTGTGCCTGAACGGGAGAAGCTGCGTGATCTGGCATCCCATCACTGTACGGTGGCGCTCTTCCTGAGTGCGACTTTGGCGAAAAAAGTCGTGGTTGAATTCCTCGCCGCAGGCTGGAGTGAAGATACTCCTGTGGCAGTTGTGCAGCGGGCAACATGGCCTGATCAGAAGATTGTACGGACCACGCTTGCCAATCTGGCAGCGGATCTGCGTGCCGCCGGCATTACAATGCATGCGATGATCTTGGCAGGCTGGGCGCTTGACCCGGATCTCGTGAACCGCGATGCCCACCGTTCCAAGCTGTATGATAAATCCTTCACCCATGGCTACCGTAAGGGAGTGAAGTCCGGTGAGTAA